Within the Musa acuminata AAA Group cultivar baxijiao chromosome BXJ2-9, Cavendish_Baxijiao_AAA, whole genome shotgun sequence genome, the region GGAAGTTCACCGTGCAAAGGCTGAATGCGGCCTCATTCTCTTGAAGCTCCAACAGACAAGTTGTGTTGCCTGTTCTTGGATCAAGAACTCTGATGCAAGATACCCACTTATCGGACTCTGCCTTTGGGTAACCATATTGCTCGTCAGAGAGAGcatcatcctcatcatcatcaccagCCCCACCACCATTTTCCATCTGCTGCCTATTGTTAGCATTTCCATTTTCACCCATCTTTGCAGCTTCCAAGCATTCCTTTCTAGCAGCTTCTCTTTCCTCTGCAGTGAATGCTCCTTGATCACTCTCAATAATGACTAAATGTTTGCACCTGGGCTGCAGCACGAATTTCCTTGGAGTATACCGCAAAGGTACAACTGTCTCATTGAATGTCTCCCCTAGCCGCTCAATTGTGAAAATTCTCAGAGCTTCACCAGCGACTGCGACAACACCTTCAGCACACTGGTCGGAAGAAAACGATGCAGCATATTCAAGTGTTTCGTATGAAAGAGGAGTCAGCAAGAAATGTCCCTGATGTATATAGCCAAGCCAGGGCCTACTTGACAAGCAAAGCATCGCCTGCCGACCCCTCACAGTAGCTGAGAAGAGCTTGGGAGCTCTCAATCCTAAGAACCGGGATCGAGTATCAGAGAGCTGACCAGTTACCATATCAACAACTGTCCGGAAAAGAACACCGTTCTGCAAGCCAGCATTGAGAAAGACACTAGCTGGATGATCTGCTCCATCCTCTCCTCCAGTCGAAGCCTGTACCTCAagcaataggagggattcaggtgGTGAGGACACACTCTGAACGCTTAAGATCTGCATGCAGTCATCAGGATCCAATGACAGAATCCGAATTGTGTTATCATAAGAACCAACTGCAAGGAAGCGGGATCTGTGTCTCCCCTCTGGAACTGGTGCAATATCCAAGCAAGCCACATCCCCAGGCATCTcatgcttctccacctccatcaaCTGGCCGGTCATGTCCATCTCAAAATAAATAAGCTCTCCTCCGCTCAGAGCAATCACCACCTGAAGCCTATTCAACCCAACCTTCACAATGGTCTTCTTCCCAGGTGTCTTCCACTCGTTAATACGCCCATCCTCTCTTATATGCCTAATTCCATTGGGATGGACCTGCATCAGGGAATCATCTCCCAACAAAGATACTGAGAGCGAAGGCGTGGTGTCAAGAAACCCGCTGTCACTGACTTCTTCGATGGTTTCACCAATGGAGAGCACAAGCGTGGCATTCACGAAGGACACCACAATGTAAGCATCAAACTCATCATTCACATTTTTCTTCACTGTCCACACGGCACTGGGAGTACCCGGGAGCTGTGACACGGCCATCTCATTGATAGCCAACCCTGGCCTCAGGATCCGCAGCGAGGATCGGGGCCCCCTGCCACAGAGGGTAAACACCTGAGGGGTCTCCTCCTCAAAGAGATTCATGACCCTCATATCCATGATGGGCATAAGGCTTTCAACCTGGTCAATCCTCACCAGATTCTTTAAGCCTCGGGGCTGGAAGAACACCGGTTGGAATCCCTCTTCAGTTTCCATCAGAGTGGCAGAGGAGGCCTCAACGTCCTCCGCCTCCCCAATGGCCTGGAACTGGTACAATGCATGGTTGCCAAACTCAGAAGCGGCAAAGAGGAAGCCGGTCTTGAGGACGCTCATGGAGGAGGTGACGGGGATGGTGTCGAAGTACTTGATCTTGAGCTCGGTGACGCGGTCGCCTTCATGTTCCAGGGTGACCCTAAAGATGTCCCCATACTCGGTCTGCAGGAGGAAGAAGAACATGGACTTTTGGCGGTGGGTGGCGGCGGAGACAACAAGGACACCACGCTCTGCTGGAAGGTCGGCACGGCGGGGGATGACGGCACGAACATCAGGGTGGCCCTGGTTCTTGTATATGACAAAGTTCTCGGCACAGACGAGGACGCCGCTGGGGCCGTCGCCACCTCCAGGGACAGTGACGAGGAGGTTGGCGCCATTGTCGACTGGCTCAGACCACTTGCGGGAGACGTGGTTGAGCCCCAGGTCAAGCTCGTAGAACGTGAGGTGCTTCTGGGCATCAGCAGCGGCCTGGCCCGTAGGGTCGATATCTGCCTCGGAGTAGTCCAGCTCAATGGCGGCGAAGACGGGGTTATCAAAGCCACAGTCGACGCCGGTGACTGAGTAGGTGATGGTGTGTGACTTGTGGGCCTCCAGGGGGGAGGAGATGGTGAGGCGGGCGGCAGCGTCACGGTTGAGGACATAGACAAGCTTCTGCTTCTCGCAGGCGGCAACCATGGCGGCGCGGCCCTTGGGATCAACTGCGAGAAACTGGCCGGGGACGATGCGGCGGCAGCCGGACTTTCCGAAGGTCTCCTGGTGGACCTTGTGGAAGACGTTGCGCTCGCGGGAGTACTCTAGGATGACGAGGCGGCCGGAGTCGGAGCCGACGACGACGTAGTCCTTCTGGGAGCCCGTGAGACGGAACTGGGCGAGGGAGCGGATCGCGCCGAAGACCTCGACGGAGAGGAGAGTCTGCAGCTTGCCGGACTCATCGGGGCGGAGCAGGTCCAGCGTCTTGCCTCGAGCCACCACGATCTCCTGGGTCTTCCCTCCCACGAAGTTGCCGTTCGTGGCGCAAACCACGCCGCCCGGTCGCTGCAGCGTCAAACTGTACAGGTACATCTTTCCCTAATAACACCCTCTTCTCGTCCTCCTTCCTTTCCTTGTGACAGAGAGGCGGGAAGCGTTGGAATTTTTTGGATGggatttagggttagggttttgcgGGGAGGAAAGAGGGCGGggagaaagagaggaagagagggAGTCGTGTGGATCGTTTTGAGTATgtgttattaaaaataaaaagacagCGACACATTTTTCAGACTCCGAATCTTACTCCCGTGCTGAATGGGTCGAGCACCTGAAACAGCGACGGGACCCACTTCAGTCGTACAGGTATAGGAGTGCACGAGAGAAACAACAATTTCCCAGTCATTTTAGATCTTGTTGCAATAAAGATGCTTGTGAAGGACTCGACGGCCCAagtgagtgtatatatatatatatatatatatatatatatatatgacgtaGCGTATAATTCTTCATAAAAATGCGGTAGTGTACTTTATGAGCGCTCGCGATTTGAAGGTCGCGCAATTGTTATATTCGAACCCCAAACCCCCAATCTCTCGCGGCCAGGAAATGCCGAATACACACACAGCCGCGTGGGTGGCGGAGTTCGTCCTCCGTCAGCCCGTCGAAGACTGGCTCGCCAACGAGATCTTCCTCGCCCTTCCTCTCCCGTCCCCACTCCCCTTCCGCCTCCGCCGCACcatcctcctccgccgcctcacCTCCGACCTCTCCCGTGGCTCCCCCTCCCTCCACACCCTGCACTCGCTCGACCTCCTCCTCGACGACCCCCCCACATCGTCCTCTTCCGCCGAGTCCATGGCCGTTGCCTACCGCGCCGTCGCCCTCCACTGcatctccctctccttctctgcCTCCAACTACGACGCCTTCACGACCTTCGTCGACCTCTTGCGTTCCAGGGTAGCCGACCTCGAGCTGGCGGGTCCCGCCGTCTTGGCAACCGAGCCGCTAAAGAAATTGAGGATGGAGATTGACGCCGCCGTCGAGAGCGGCATCGTTAGTGGGGGCTTGCTGGAGAGGGACACGAGCAACGAAGCATTGGATGCGATTAGGGTTTATTTGAAGGCCGCAATGGAGGAGTTGGGGCCGCCGTTTCTTGAACTCGCCGCCGAGATTGTTGCTAGAAACGGGATTGAGTTGGGAGAACCCTGTAGCGAAACTTCGGCCAAATCTGGTGACAAGGTTAAGGTTTCAGGAGTCGCCAGTGGAGTCGGAGAGAGGACTTCTAGTGTGTCTGTTGCGGTCGATGGAGAAGTGGTTCACTTGGAGAAGAATAAACAAATGTCATCTGCCGTCGTTGATCATGGTGGCAATAGAGAGACGGTTCTCTTGGAGACAAATCCCGAAACATCATCTACGTTGTGTGATACTCGTAGGTTTTCCTTGACTATGCTTCGGTTAAAGATTATATAGAATGTTTGTATTCTTTCTTGATCCAAGGAGTTCTTTTATTATGATTCTGTTAAACATCCTACTAGAGTTTTTGTTCTTTCTTGACTTATTATGATTATGTTAAAGATTCCATAGAATTTTCGTATGCTTTCTTGATCTAAGGAGTTTTTGTACTTGTGCAAATATTGAAAATTCTAGTTGCTTGCTTATATCTTGAGTAACTTGAGTTCCATGGGTAATTTGCATCAGTTAACTTGCTCTGTACTTGGGCTTTTTGGTTACTTTGGCTATGCTTGCTTAGTAATTTGATTTATGTAGTGGACAAGGATATGGAGAATGAGATCGCTAGAAAACAAAATGCAGTTGTACACCTTGGAAAGCCCACTGACAAATTTGATCCTATGTCTGCACCTGAGGTTGAGAAGGTGGCTAATGCCCTTAAATTAAGTTGTGTGGATCTTCACAAGGTGGTGGTTGATCCTCTTCCAGATGCAGTGATGAAAGCAACTGAAGTATTGAAGAATAGGTCCTTTGGGATGACAAATGATGTGGAAGAATTAGAGATTCAACGTCAGGTAGGTGCAAGTGGACCAGTTTCAGCTGCTAAAAATGGTTCCAAAGACAATGGTGCGGATGAAATTGTGGAACAAAGCAAGGTAGGTGCAAGTGGACAAGTTTCAGCTGTTAAAACTGGTTCCAAAGACAATGGTGTGGATGAAATTGTGGAACAAAGCAAGAAAAATGATGCTCTTGATGTGGATGGAAGTATGCAGCAAAGAAAGGATGATGCTGTTCAATCAAATAGAGAACCGTCTGTTGAGAAACAATCAGATGGAATTGATAACAGGGTACAGGCAGCTCCAACAATCCATGCTGAGATGAAAGGGACTGGAATTTCTAATACTGATGGGTTGCAAAAACGAAGCCTGATGGATAGGAATCCAACTGCTCATACTTTCGAGGTAATTTTAACttgtctttcttctttttttctgcaTCATGCTTGTAGTGTGTTCGAGTCCCACAGGATTAAGTCATCCATCACCATGGGTGGGAGGAAAGAGTCACTATCTCCCACAGGGGATTGGAATCGTTGACCCCTTGAGAAGGCCTCGAGTGCCTTTGCCCAAGCTAGTGGGCATCACTTTTTTACCTTTTTATTCAAAACAAtctatgttgatttttttttccctGTGGCATGATTGCATAGATAACTTAATTCGGCTAGAAGTTTGGTGTTTATTTCATCATCCCTTACTCCTGTTTTTGTTCACTAGTTACTTAAtttgctttttctttctttttcaatcCAATTTGATATTGGAATATTTGTTTTTTTCTAGCCTAACTGAAAAAAAGGATTGGTGCAGTACATGCAATTATAATAAGTTGAAATATAGTTCAAGTTTAATCTTCATTGGGTTCAGTTATAATTACTGTTTTAGATATTTAAATGATAGGGACTCATTTGCAACTGTTTCAGTTTTTCATGTTACATAAAGCAAGTAACagaaattgaaattttgatttggaTGCAGTAAATTAAAACAAGTTTGGTAATCATATTTGAGTGGTGTGGAACACTTGGAGTTGCACTGATTTCTTTCATGGGAATTTTCCTTTTGGGTTGTTCTTctttctaagatttcttttttatcTGGAGGCAAAGTTTTTTGCTTGTAATTTTAAATCTCCAGAAAATGTTACATCCTACGATCAGACTTCTGAAATGTTAACGAAGAGGTCTTCTCAGATCACCTCATAATTTGGATTTCTGCTTTTAAAGACATGAAAGAAACAAAATTGACATTAAGGTTTAAGAGGCAGTGAGTTTTAAATTGTTTTTAGGATATGTCAAGTATGGCACTAGATTTGTGTTAGAAATTTATTTGGAAGAGAAATTATTGGCTTCATGACAACATTATAATTTTTTCATCAGAAAGAATCCTAGGTGGTGACAATAATTTCAGATAGAAAGGTTACATCATGGAGGGAAACATAAACTATGATATGTAAATCTGATGCAGATTTGTTTGTATCTATTTTATATCGTTGTTAAATGGTTTGTTTTGCAAACAAACAACATGAGCAGAGTTAATGTGTCCCCTACATGTCTGTTTTTGGAAAGTTTAATGATTTAATTGAATAGAATTAGGTCGATACATGAAGAAAGCAAAGTCTGAATGATCCTACTAAACATGTGCTTTGCGATAATTTAGTTTTATTATTGGGAGTTGAGTGTTACTTTGATGTAGAATAAATTTTTAGGTGTTTCAGGAACATATAATCCATTGTTAATAAGGGTACAATCAGCTCAAGTTTCAGGTGCCCATATGGCAGAGATAGGCTAGAGAAGACAAGGAAGTTATAGAGAAAGACCTTACTTTACTAAAGGCTTGTGGATTTTGATTGCACTTAACAGTGGAAATGAATGTGAATCAATGTTACTTGGTATTTACTTTCAGTTAGAACTTAAATCTTATCTTGGCTACATAATGTTCTTgtcgctttaaatttgaatgcgtGCAATAAATGATAAGAATCACCATTAGTAGTAAATATTGACTTaaccattttattattatttttcatcaaattACACATTTGCCTGACATGAAATAACCAAAATGATTCTAGTTGTGCCCTGCTTCTGAGGTGGCTCCTCCTACACATAAAAGAGAGTAGAGATTTAAATATTTAGCCAAAGAATAAGTGTCAAGCAATGATTTTTGGTTCAGACTTGGTTTTAGGTGACGTGCCATACTTGATATTAGGTGCTTAAAGTGGTATAAAGGTTGGTCCTTTTCTAACATCTAAACCAATGTGATCATTATGTTTGTAGTGGCTGGTTCGATCTCAGTTGAATGAATTAAGAGCTCTAGTTTGTATTATCTCCTTTTAAATGTATTTAATGAACGGCTGGGACCACTTAGAGAAATCTGTGGTAATAGGTCATATGACTTGTAAGATCTTTCATTCTTACAACTTCAGATTATGACACTTTTATTTGCAAGCGGTGAGATTATTTGTCCGAAAAATCGACTTGGTCATGTTTAACTTGGTATGTTATATAGTTTTCTTTTCcttgtttgcatttctatttttgtAAGATAGTACCAGTAACATCTTCTCTTTGTAGTGGGGGGAGGATCCAATAGAGTCCTCCTCGGACAAGTCCCCAGCTGCGGAGAAAATTACCTTACCTAGTCCAAAGAGAAAGAAGACTTGTTCTCCCTTGACCATAATGGAAAACAAGAAGCTTGTTATAAGAAGGAAGCGCAAGAGATGGAGTTCACTGGAAGAAGAGACTCTGAGAAAGGCTGTACGGAAGTATGCACTTCTATGCCTTGATTAGTTAGCATCATTATATATGACTTACTGGTTACTGCATTGATAATGAttagcatcattatatttttttttctcgtgCAAAAATTGGATTTACATAACCTGTCTGAGATTATTGAGctgtatatattattttcattatgaAACTGATGCACAACTTACATGATTCTCTGTTTCTTGTCAAAGGCATGGAGTGGGTAATTGGAAGTTTATATTGAGCTGCTTTTCTAAAATATTTGAAGACAGGACAGAGGTATCTATTCTCGGGCTTGTTCTATTTCATTCtttaacatattaaaaaaattagctaTTCGTCAAACAGGTTGATCTGAAGGACAAGTGGAGAAATATGACCAGGCActaattttctccttttttggtTGTATTATGGTGTCACTATCCCAGTGACTATTTTGGTATAGTAGATGAAGGTTAGTGAGACATTATCAAGACTCTTGCAACTAAATCCTCCCCCTGTTGATATTCTCTGTAATGTATGACAGTATGACTCGGTCTGGTAAAACATTGTGATATTTTGTGCTAGCAGCATTGTAATATAATATTTTGTGCGAGCAGGCTTGGTTTGCATGGAATATATCAAGGAAGTATGTTACTAATCTCTCCAAAATATTGATATTTAAAGTCTTCTTATCTCTATAATCTGCTAGGAGGTGAATCTACGAACAAACTTTTGTTTATGGATAATCTCTGTCAGTGAGCTTCTCGTCAAAGGTCTTGTGCTCTGTAATATAAGTCATGCTGTTCTTGCGCATCGGAATTTAAACGAGTTTGAAGCATCTATTTTTCTTGcttcttattatttttgtttgCTACCTATGCCGACAATCACACTGCAGATTCGCCAAGCTCATCTTGGTTGCATGTTTTTGTCAgacgaaaagaaaagaaattgcagAGGTGTCACAAATCCTCTTTGAAACAATGATTTAAGTAAATCATTTCTGATAAGTTGTCTTGCCAGTACTTTTGGCCTCACCATAAAAATGAGGAGAAAAGTCCAATTTATATTCTCATATCCATGGCTAATTTGGTATGacccagaaaagaaaagaaaaggacgaattttagaaagaaaatatttttttttgaattttttggatgatgtatttttttcataattatcAAAGATTATTCTTTTTTCGTTTAGGTATTTTGATCAAtagtttatgtcaaataaaattgatagatcaattaatccattatGCTCAAATAAAAAATGACTACTAATACATAAAGTTAGAGAAATCATCGTGACACGAAGTCATCGTTAGCATATACCTCAAGTAAGACTTGAGTATTGTTAAAATCAAATAACTATAATGTTCCaactataattgagataaactgACTCAAAACATAATATAAGTAATCtcgtatataaaaatata harbors:
- the LOC103999526 gene encoding uncharacterized protein LOC103999526 → MSARDLKVAQLLYSNPKPPISRGQEMPNTHTAAWVAEFVLRQPVEDWLANEIFLALPLPSPLPFRLRRTILLRRLTSDLSRGSPSLHTLHSLDLLLDDPPTSSSSAESMAVAYRAVALHCISLSFSASNYDAFTTFVDLLRSRVADLELAGPAVLATEPLKKLRMEIDAAVESGIVSGGLLERDTSNEALDAIRVYLKAAMEELGPPFLELAAEIVARNGIELGEPCSETSAKSGDKVKVSGVASGVGERTSSVSVAVDGEVVHLEKNKQMSSAVVDHGGNRETVLLETNPETSSTLCDTLDKDMENEIARKQNAVVHLGKPTDKFDPMSAPEVEKVANALKLSCVDLHKVVVDPLPDAVMKATEVLKNRSFGMTNDVEELEIQRQVGASGPVSAAKNGSKDNGADEIVEQSKVGASGQVSAVKTGSKDNGVDEIVEQSKKNDALDVDGSMQQRKDDAVQSNREPSVEKQSDGIDNRVQAAPTIHAEMKGTGISNTDGLQKRSLMDRNPTAHTFEWGEDPIESSSDKSPAAEKITLPSPKRKKTCSPLTIMENKKLVIRRKRKRWSSLEEETLRKAVRKHGVGNWKFILSCFSKIFEDRTEVDLKDKWRNMTRH
- the LOC103999527 gene encoding spliceosome-associated protein 130 A; translated protein: MYLYSLTLQRPGGVVCATNGNFVGGKTQEIVVARGKTLDLLRPDESGKLQTLLSVEVFGAIRSLAQFRLTGSQKDYVVVGSDSGRLVILEYSRERNVFHKVHQETFGKSGCRRIVPGQFLAVDPKGRAAMVAACEKQKLVYVLNRDAAARLTISSPLEAHKSHTITYSVTGVDCGFDNPVFAAIELDYSEADIDPTGQAAADAQKHLTFYELDLGLNHVSRKWSEPVDNGANLLVTVPGGGDGPSGVLVCAENFVIYKNQGHPDVRAVIPRRADLPAERGVLVVSAATHRQKSMFFFLLQTEYGDIFRVTLEHEGDRVTELKIKYFDTIPVTSSMSVLKTGFLFAASEFGNHALYQFQAIGEAEDVEASSATLMETEEGFQPVFFQPRGLKNLVRIDQVESLMPIMDMRVMNLFEEETPQVFTLCGRGPRSSLRILRPGLAINEMAVSQLPGTPSAVWTVKKNVNDEFDAYIVVSFVNATLVLSIGETIEEVSDSGFLDTTPSLSVSLLGDDSLMQVHPNGIRHIREDGRINEWKTPGKKTIVKVGLNRLQVVIALSGGELIYFEMDMTGQLMEVEKHEMPGDVACLDIAPVPEGRHRSRFLAVGSYDNTIRILSLDPDDCMQILSVQSVSSPPESLLLLEVQASTGGEDGADHPASVFLNAGLQNGVLFRTVVDMVTGQLSDTRSRFLGLRAPKLFSATVRGRQAMLCLSSRPWLGYIHQGHFLLTPLSYETLEYAASFSSDQCAEGVVAVAGEALRIFTIERLGETFNETVVPLRYTPRKFVLQPRCKHLVIIESDQGAFTAEEREAARKECLEAAKMGENGNANNRQQMENGGGAGDDDEDDALSDEQYGYPKAESDKWVSCIRVLDPRTGNTTCLLELQENEAAFSLCTVNFHDKEYGTLLAVGTAKGLQFWPKRSLAAGFIHIYRFVEEGKSLELVHKTQVEGVPLTLCQYQGRLLAGIGSVLRLYDLGKRRLLRKCENKLFPNTIVSMHTYRDRIYVGDIQESFHYCKYRRDENQLYIFADDSVPRWLTASHHIDFDTMAGADKFGNIYFVRLPQDLSDEIEEDPTGGKIKWEQGKLNGAPNKMEEIVQFHVGDVVTCLQKASLIPGGGECVIYGTVMGSLGALLPFTSREDVDFFSHLEMHMRQEHPPLCGRDHMAFRSAYFPVKDVIDGDLCEQFPTLPPDLQRKIADELDRTPGEILKKLEDVRNKII